Within the Helicoverpa armigera isolate CAAS_96S chromosome 24, ASM3070526v1, whole genome shotgun sequence genome, the region GTTGTTCTTCGTCGGTCGAAAGCTGGTCTATAAGTGACTGGCTGAGCTGGTCTCTTCCTTTCCTTGTTTCTGGAAGATTCTGTTGAAGCTTGGTGATACTGTCGGATGACTCCAGGGCGCACGCGTACTCGGTTGTATGATGGTGTGGTTTGaacaacattttcttcttcttcttcaatttCCTGGTGCTCCTGGTTTTCGATTTTGATATCTTCATTTTCAGGGGCAGTGGTGGATTCTTCTTGTTTACCAGAGTCATATTCGTGACTGACTGAAAAGCTTACACTTTGTTCGGTCGCAGGGCTAGCGGGTGTGTCAGTAGCATATGAACTAATGTCATATTCTGGTTTCGTTATTGGTGTTGTTTGTTTGACGTAAATGTCTTCTTCTTTTTCGGGACTTGTTTCATCAAAAGCAGAGGCTTCTACTGGCGCAATACTGCTTCGTGACTGGTAGAAGTATTCTTGACGGGTAGATGGCAAATTAGGCACATATGATGTTTCTGTTTGCACAGTGCTTCTCGAAGTAAAGGTTGGCAATGCCGCTTCTTCTTTTGAGTCAACATTTGTGTAGTGTTGGCTTATAGATGCCTTTTCGTTTGTGTAAGCATTTTCAGTATCATTTTCGGTGATAGGTTCTTCGGATTTTTCTGAAGTCTCTTTAGGGGTGGGTTCAGTGATAGCTTCAATATCGACGGTGCTCATACGTTCCATCAAGGTTACTGGATAGTTTTGATGCAAGACGTCTCTCTGATACGCGAGGTCTTCTTCCTTGCTGTTATGAGTTTTAACTCTTCTATCGTAAATATCCTCGTTTTCTGATGGCTTATAGTGGATACGTCCCCTCGTTCGTTGTCTTGAAGATTTTGTTGTACTCTCCGCTGACTCTGATagttttttgattgttttttcgGTAGTGATTTTGTTTGGTTCATAACGAGGTCTGGATGGAAGTGGTCGTCGTTCTCGTAAGGGTCGCCTTGTGACTACTACTTTGCTGGTAGACTCGTAAGATTCAGATCGAGGTGTGGTGGTGTATCGGGGACGGCCTCTGTTCCTCTGAGGAGTTCTACGTGTAGTTGTGGTCGTCGTTGTGGTTGAAGATGAAGTAGGACTCACTTCAGCAGATTCATAGTTATTTTGGTATGTGTACTCTTCACCACTGTATTTAGGCGGAGTATCTACTTCAGAAATGGTTGGCACACTGTTAATGTCTACTGATGGACCTGATGGAATGTTTTGGTCCACTGCAGGTTGAGGTTCAACGTTTTGGTTATATtctgttttgtatgtatttacttgaGCATCGATTTCTGTGTTGTAGTTGTTGCTAACTGGTGCGGTGTTTTCCACATTATAATTGTTTCCTACTGGAGATGTTACTTCTTGGTTGTAGTTATTTCTAACTGGAGTTGTTACCTCCTGATTGTAGTTATTTCTTACGGGAGTATTAGAATCTTGATTGTAATTGTTACTTACTGGAACATTTACGTCTTGGTTGTAGTTGTTAGTTTGAGGAGCATGGAAATCTTGGTTATAAGTCTGCCTAACTGGGGCGTTAAAGTCTTGCTGATAAGTTTGTTTTACAGGAGCATTGACTTCTTGATTGTAGTTAGTTTTCAAGATTTCTTGCTGattgtaattgttttgttttccagCATCTTGGTTGTATATATTTCTTACTGGTGCTGGAGTAACACTATTAGTGTAAACCGGGCTTGGCTGGGTCTTTTCTGTAGTATGTTCCGTTTTAGCAAAATAGTCAGTTGGGTTGAATACAGGGTATTTCAGATTCGGATCAGAATCATGGTGGATTTCTGGGGTGTAGTTTTGTAAATAGCTTGGTGTGGCCTGTTGGCGGTACTTTGGCTTTTGTGTAATTACTTGTTCAGGTTGTTTTTCAGCACTAGTTGGGCTGGCTGGAGTTGGGGATGGGGAAGCCGGCCGTGTTGGAGATGGTGATGAATGTCCTTCTGACGCAGGTGTAGGATAAGGCTGTTTAATATCATCGAAGTAGTTGTGGTAATCTAACGGAGTGCTGAAGTGGAACGCCTGGTTGATAGAGTAAGGATTATGAGTCTCAAGCAGTTGACTCGGATAAGTTGAAGGCGGTTTAGTTGTCGTCGTTGTAGTTGTCGTAGTTGTACGTAATGTGGTCGTATGATCTGGTTTCCTCTGGTAGTACTGATCGGTCTCTGAAGACTTGAAATTATTCTGAGCCTGGTAGTTGCTGTACTCTTGAGAGTTGGGTTGATGTCCCGcgttgtttataaaatatgaaccTGATTTGGGTGGTGCTGTGGCTGTCTCAGGTTGCTTTGGTGGCCTGATTGATGAGACAGTTTGTGGCTCGAAGGAGTAGTAATTCGACTGGTAGTTTGGCACTGGGTTTGGTTTAGGCGCGGCAGTGGTATAGTAGCTGAATGTGGGTTTTTGTGTTACAGGTTTTTCGGGCTTGTAAGGCGGCTGTGTGACTGCGTAATAGTTCTGATTATATCCTGGTTGTGATGGCGCCTGAGGTTGTGATGAGTCACGGATTTGTGAGTTAATGACTACTGATCCCACATGTGGAGATGGGAAAGGAATTTTTGCGAACCCATTTGGAGTGTTGTAGCTCAAGGGTGCAACAAAGAATGGCAATTGTTTTAGTTTCTTGTCGCTGTTCTCTATGTTTGATAGGTAAGGCAGTTCGAATTTGACGAAGTTGTCAGGTGGTGGTAAAGTTGAGGGTCCAATGAAAACCTTGGGTGCATTCAAAGGATTGACTGAGTCTAGCACAGCAATAGTGTCGGCATTCTTTAGAGAAGATAACACGTCTCCCACTTTAACTTGACTGTTCTTACTGACTTCCTTGGTCATGAAAATAGCTAATGGTGGTTGATGTGGCTTCAACTTCTTCGGTTTCGGCGTCGTTGAAGGTTGAGTGGGGAAAGGAGTTGGAATTGTTGAGAATTTTGGCACTTGATCAACGTCTTTCATTTGAGAGAATTCAGAGAAATAGTTTTGACCTGACAGTGGGTCTACTGGCTTAGCACCTGGTCTTTGATAATCGCTGACGAATGTCTGTTTGACAGGATTGGGTCTTGCGCCTCCTTGAGAATACAATTCTGAATTAACCAACTGCGAAGTTGTCAGGGGAGTCCTGAAGTTAAACTGTCCTCTGTTCAACGACTCTAAAGGCACGTACAATAACTGAACTTCCTCTCTCTCGTGTTTGTTCTGCGGCACTGATTCTGGTTTCAATGGTTTATCGATGGTATCAAATTTAATTTTCTGTAGAGACTGAGGTTTCTTGTTAACAAAGCCGAAGGCGTTGCTCACGTTTTCAGCGCGGTATCCATCAACAAGCCGGGGAACTTCCAGTTTAGGTTTTTGATGTTGGCCCAGAAAAGGTTTTGCTTGAGATGGACCAGGTAACGCTTGATTGAAGCTAACTGGGTTAAGAATCGGCTGTGGCCTGGGCTTCTGAGGCTGAACGGTTTCAAATCCGAATGGGGGAGCTACAAATCCTTGACTCAGTGGGAAATTAGGCTGTGACAAACCAAATCGAATGCCTGTCCCGAAGCCTTGGTCAGTCAGATAATTCTGTGGGGCCGATGGCACAGATTGAAGGTACAGCTGTCTGTTTGCTGGAGCATTATAAAAGTTCCTGTGTGGGAAGGCATCTTGGCTGAATCCTGTTGGTCGTGTTAGTCCTGGGAATGGTTCCGTCAGTATTCTAGGTTCTGCAACGGCTTGTCTCTTAATCTGAGGTTGTTGAGGTTGTTCGGGTTCTCTCTCGACGGGGCCGGACAGGGGCACCCAGTCGCTGATGTCTGATGTGTAGGTGCTGATCTGACGAGACCATCTTGACTGGTCCTTCTTGGCTGATGACGTCACAGCCAGGAGTGTCACGAGGCAGGCGAGGCGGTGCACGGTGCGGTGCGCCATCtgaaatcaaaagaaaaaggGGATCAGTAAAAAGATTTTATACATGGACAAAACGGATTTTATACATGGTTTATAAGTGTAGTGAGAAATACGATATACATTTTGTTCAACATCTAAACTATTGTCCCAGATATATCTAACGGAAGTGTTGGCGCAGTTGCAAGAGCTGAGGTTGTATCTTGCTTGATGCTGAAAGCAACCGATTTAACGATGAACACTTCAAAAGTGCGATGCCAGTTCTCAATGTGTAAAgacaaacaatatattttactatcGTTCAAAGCAATTTGTACCTACAGGTCAAGTTAGTTGTAACGTCTGGGACTTTACAAACAATAAGTTACATAGACCACTTTGCTACTATTGTGCAATTCTATGAGAAAAATCTTTGAGCAAAACAAACATTAGGCGCTAGTCACTCGATGGTATCttttgacataattatttttatgtaaggtCGTAATTGAACTAACAAATgttgtatttgttttgtaagGATTATCATAAATTAACGTAAGAATTAATTAGGTCAATAGAAATGGTGTAATTAGTTATATTGACTTAATAAAGTTTATAggtctaataatataaatatagtttgtAGCATGTATATTCTGCTGAAAAACTATTTGCTTTTGAATTAGTTGTTTTAAGCTGTGATAACAAAGAAATGCACCTAAATTCACACAGCATTTATGGACccaggtaaatattttttctatatggAATATTGACCTCTTTCTCATTGACCTACCACGATTACCAAACCCCATTCGAATTCACACGGCCTGTCCATTTACGACCTCCTAATTACGATGTAAGGTTAGACTGTGGCTTGAATATTAGGTCATTTAGCCAACTGGTCATCACACGTAGCATTAGGCCACAAGTTTGATACTCTGTGGCTCATGGCATGTGAATCTGTGGTTACGCAAGAAGATCTGTATTACATATGCTATGGTATGGTGGGTGCTTCGTAACTGTGATGCAACAATAGCCCTTATGTTATCTGATCTATATATgtcataatgtttttttaatgttctaatGTGTTGTTTGTAGAGCGTTGTTTTTGAAGCACTAATATTGAAGAGCGGATCATTTGGAGATGGATTTTAGTAGGGAGTTTGTGCGAGGTAGTCCGTAGGTCTCAGTTGATTGAAATTGTTAGTATAAAAAATAGTCAAAATGGTAGAAGTACTGAAGTTAATTTTCTATGAAAAAACAAACAGATTTCTGTAGATGCGTTTGGCAATGCAGCCAAAGAAATGCTATAATTAAAAAACCTGCATGATTTCAGTGGAAAACCTTGAAAGTAATGCACACACGCACATTTGTGCAACGGCTATGATCTATATACCCTATACGTAGTAATATGCGTAACACCTTATATAACTTCTTTCACAAGAAATGCCTTATTTACGTACATTATGTCAGTATGCAGGTTTATGTTCCAAACAGTTAGTTTTGTAATTATCATAAATTTCAAaatttgcaaaattttattgtttttatattcaatttgttGTATAAGATTCATTAAGTACCTGATTTATTGCATTATACCTACATGATAAATATTATCATTGACTATGTAAGCTCTTTTTCCTTATGTAAGTAGTGAACTTAATTCATCCTCCaacctccgagcctttttcccaactatgttggggtcggcttcaagtctaaccggatgtagctgagtaccagtgctttacaaggagcgactgccctgcctgacctccccaacccagttacccgggcaacccaatacctaccccttggttagactggtgtcagacttacaggcttttgactacccgtaacgattgccaaggatgtgcaatgacagccgggacctacagtttaacgtgccatccgaaacacagtcattggtgtatGAGATATACTTAAAGTGGTAGTGAAGCTTAATTACttgcctatttatattttaacaacattcagaaaataaattaactgattGTGTTAAGATAAACAGTTCCTGTAACACATAGATTTCTAATATAATTTCACGACGCAATGAATTAATCTTATATCTTTTTAGTATAAAGTGGAAAGGCTCACTTGATTACTATTGTGGTGCAAATCATAAGAGGTATCTGCATTACATAGTACTTCTACTAAATTGAAGGATTTATGGTAAGTATTCCTTTTTTGCTCTGAAAactatataaatactttttagatACTAATAAAgtgagtaagtacctaaatgagTAAGGACTTAAACTCCCCCCagaatacataggtaggtataggtagggtagactgggtacggttgtgccagggtacggtagtgacaGTCGCTGTATTGTCGAAAATATAAGGATTAGCGGGGGGCGTGCAAGGGGAAAGACGAGCGCCTTGCACGTCTCAACCTGTGTCACAGTGTTGCGTCATCCGACGCGCAGAGTGTACGTGACCAGGAGcacattttgatttttgaacgcaaaaagtaagtattttgatTCATTATTATTTCGTAATTGCTATAACATGTATACTGATAGGGTATTGAGTGTTGTTCATCGATATAAATCAAATAGTAGCAGTGTAATATCAGTGGTTACATTTATTGtaggttattttgttttgacgtggtggtgtttcttttattaaaacgaTCTGTGGGTACAGTTGTGACATTTTtactgggtacggttgtgacaTAAGTAAAAGcggttgtttattgttttagatgCCTAGAATACGCAAACGAAAGACTACAAGAGCACAGTTCAGCttgaatcagtatgaagatgctTACAAAGAAACTAAACGCGGGACTTCTTTGCGACAAGCTGCGGAAATGCATGATGTTAATCGCATGTCACTATTAAGGTATGTTCGAAAACGCGATAATGCCAGCACGGGCGATAATGAAAACAATAGCATTAGCATGGGGTATGTTGCTCACAATAAAGTATTTTCCGAACAACAAGAGCAGCagttgtcaaaatatttacagcGTTGCGCGGACATTTATTTCGGACTTACTGCAAAAGAGGTGCGGAAGTTGGCTTTTGAGCTTGCAACTCAATATAACCTAAAGCGACCTGCTACTTGGGCTGAGAATGAGATGGCAGGCGAAGAATGGTTCCGTTCCTTCCTGAATAGAAATCCTTCTCTATCTGTTCGAGTAGctcaagctacaagcctttcAAGGGCAActagtttcaataaaacaaatgtggAAGCTTTTTACGACAACTTGCAAGTTGTTATGGATAGACATCCTTACGAGCCACAGGATATCTACAATGTCGACGAAACAGGCGTCACTACGGTCCAAAAACCTGATAAAGTCATTGCAAGACGTGGTACGCGGCAAGTGGGAGCCGTTACTTCTGCTGAACGGGGCACGTTAGTTACGGTAGCTTTTGCAGTGAACGCCTTGGGAAATACCATGCCtccgttttttattttccctCGTGTTCGTTACCACGACCACTTTGTGAGGGACGGACCAGTTGGATCTGTTGGAGCTGCAAACCCTTCCGGCTGGATGCAAGATCTATCCTTCTTAGAATTTcttaaacattttaagaaattttGTAATGCTTCACTAACTCACAAAGTGTTACTCGTGCTTGATAATCATTCATCGCACATTCACATTAATACCTTAGATTATTGTAAAGAAAACGGGATCACTTTACTTTCATTTCCCCCACATTGCTCTCACAAGCTTCAGCCTCTCGACCGGTCTGTCTTCGGACCTTTAAAAAAAGCTATTAACACTGCTTGCGATGGATGGATGCGAAGCCACCCTGGTAAAACGATGACAATATATGATATACCAGGTATCATCAAAATTGCTATGCCTCTGGCTCTTACACAGGCGAACATACAGGCTGGTTTTATGAAAACTGGGATCTATCCATACAACCGTAATCTGTTCGGAGATATTGACTTTGCACCCTCTTTCGTAACCGACAGACCAAACCCTGATACTGAAGACAATATTCCTGCAGTACCGTCACCTGGAAGAACTAGACCAAATCCTGACACTGAAAATAATGCTTCTGCAATACCATCTCACACAACAAGCAGAACAGACACTGAAGATATTTCTCCTGCAGCACCATCACCTGTAATAAGCAGACCAATCCCTGACAATCAAGAGGATGCTCCCATAGCAccatttttagtaaatattgcCAACCTTGACTGTATTCAAGAAGAAAATTTTGTTACTGAGAATTTTGGACCTAATAATAAAAGTCCACCACTTTCACCTTCTATATTAGACAATACACCAAGCCAAAATTTTAGCAATGTTCAACCATCTACTTCTGCCATACCATCAGTTTTTTCTCCTGAAATTGTTCGGCCCTTTCCAAAAGCTTCCCAAAGAAAAACGCGAGGACCTAGAACCAAGAAGTCTACGATTTACACGGACACGCCTGAAAAAGAGGCAGTCAGGCAAGAATATGAAGCAAAAGAAAAACGACTGAAGGCAAAGGGCatcaaaaaaaatctcaatgaGCCGAAAGGAAAAGGAAAAGGTAAAGCAACGAAAAGGAAACAATCACCGTCAATATCAGAtgaagaagaatatttttgtttggtgtGCCTTGGTCCATATTCTGAAAGTAGGCCTGGCGAAAAATGGATTAAATGCCAAGGAAAGTGTAACCTTTGGGCCCATGTAGACTGTACAGATGGTAGTCGGTATTATATTTGTCACAACTGTGATGAGTCGGATTAGATTAGTTGTCAAACttacttttataaattttcacatgctacatttctaaaaaaaatatttgagttcctgtttaaaagattttgttatgttttgagTTTAGTTTCAAAATAGAATAGAGATTAAGTtctaatgtgattatgaacatgattaatatattatatttgttaagTCCGCTTTAACTAATTTTAAGTGCAGACTGTTATAAATACTTTAAGGTACTTAAATAGTGGGTATAGATGAAGACTGACTGTACTAATGAAGACTACTGATTGTAACCAAAGATCCTATAGTGCCTTATATGTtgtaagaaattaaaatgttcaaagattttatttcttttgttaggAAAGTATAATTTAGttgattattatataaaaataaataaatattttttgcaattaaagtgttttattggcattttagagtatttttatcttattttgtgATCATATTACAGTATTTTCATCGTGTCACTATTGACCCCCAGTACTGTCACAACCGCCCTTGGGGTGGGTACGGCTGTGACaatttacctttttttttaaatttcattttatgtacTAACCATTTGATTTAGACATATACTTTCATGTTTATACGTTAAGCaatgaataaacttaattagaatacatttttttttcagattaatAGCATAAATAAAAAGCTATAGTCAATCATTTGAAAATTGTCGCAACcgtacccagtctaccctacccggaaaattattaaaaaatacatagttgaAGTATCTTTTCATACTTGCGTTTTTGAGTAGTTATGATCTACGAGTATAAAGCCTTTGCAACACCCTATacccataaagtaaataaccactagagagcgcactcgccaatttcttctaagaacacgactcaccactgcgggcggggggacgcggcataatccgcggctactattggtcagttcacggtcgctactaaaggatcgtactgatcatagccttatagtacgcgcaaaatcactaacttttggcgagcgtcggggcactgtatgcgcagtcaagtggttttatagtctttgcctATACCTCATAATTCGATTACAATTTACACTCAATAGCAATGAAAGCAAGTGCGTAATTAGCTAATTATACTGCATCTAAAAGtgaggttatatttttatgaagtctACTTCCTATGGAAATCAGTTGTAatagtaattatattaattaagaacTAGCGATTAACTTAATGAAGAAATAACGATTACTTGAGCTTATCtatactttaaattataaaattacttgtCACGTATATTAATTTGCTGTCTAAAAATACGACGGTTTAATCGATTGCGAATAAGTACGCATATAAAAAACGCGCAGACCAATCGTGCCAGTTTGGTAATTCAAGCACCTCAGTAAAAAAGACGGTGATATTATTCACGACGATGCATAAGATcgcttacatattttcttttcacgTTTTACATTTAGTACCTAAATAAcaacacatcatcatcatccgcccCCGCTCCCGCTGCCGCTTGTTACACACACCACACACACACAGGTAATTGAACGTGTCGTATTGTAGAT harbors:
- the LOC110381517 gene encoding mucin-2; this translates as MAHRTVHRLACLVTLLAVTSSAKKDQSRWSRQISTYTSDISDWVPLSGPVEREPEQPQQPQIKRQAVAEPRILTEPFPGLTRPTGFSQDAFPHRNFYNAPANRQLYLQSVPSAPQNYLTDQGFGTGIRFGLSQPNFPLSQGFVAPPFGFETVQPQKPRPQPILNPVSFNQALPGPSQAKPFLGQHQKPKLEVPRLVDGYRAENVSNAFGFVNKKPQSLQKIKFDTIDKPLKPESVPQNKHEREEVQLLYVPLESLNRGQFNFRTPLTTSQLVNSELYSQGGARPNPVKQTFVSDYQRPGAKPVDPLSGQNYFSEFSQMKDVDQVPKFSTIPTPFPTQPSTTPKPKKLKPHQPPLAIFMTKEVSKNSQVKVGDVLSSLKNADTIAVLDSVNPLNAPKVFIGPSTLPPPDNFVKFELPYLSNIENSDKKLKQLPFFVAPLSYNTPNGFAKIPFPSPHVGSVVINSQIRDSSQPQAPSQPGYNQNYYAVTQPPYKPEKPVTQKPTFSYYTTAAPKPNPVPNYQSNYYSFEPQTVSSIRPPKQPETATAPPKSGSYFINNAGHQPNSQEYSNYQAQNNFKSSETDQYYQRKPDHTTTLRTTTTTTTTTTKPPSTYPSQLLETHNPYSINQAFHFSTPLDYHNYFDDIKQPYPTPASEGHSSPSPTRPASPSPTPASPTSAEKQPEQVITQKPKYRQQATPSYLQNYTPEIHHDSDPNLKYPVFNPTDYFAKTEHTTEKTQPSPVYTNSVTPAPVRNIYNQDAGKQNNYNQQEILKTNYNQEVNAPVKQTYQQDFNAPVRQTYNQDFHAPQTNNYNQDVNVPVSNNYNQDSNTPVRNNYNQEVTTPVRNNYNQEVTSPVGNNYNVENTAPVSNNYNTEIDAQVNTYKTEYNQNVEPQPAVDQNIPSGPSVDINSVPTISEVDTPPKYSGEEYTYQNNYESAEVSPTSSSTTTTTTTTRRTPQRNRGRPRYTTTPRSESYESTSKVVVTRRPLRERRPLPSRPRYEPNKITTEKTIKKLSESAESTTKSSRQRTRGRIHYKPSENEDIYDRRVKTHNSKEEDLAYQRDVLHQNYPVTLMERMSTVDIEAITEPTPKETSEKSEEPITENDTENAYTNEKASISQHYTNVDSKEEAALPTFTSRSTVQTETSYVPNLPSTRQEYFYQSRSSIAPVEASAFDETSPEKEEDIYVKQTTPITKPEYDISSYATDTPASPATEQSVSFSVSHEYDSGKQEESTTAPENEDIKIENQEHQEIEEEEENVVQTTPSYNRVRVRPGVIRQYHQASTESSRNKERKRPAQPVTYRPAFDRRRTTMRIDEIEADLKTKQVHARPEVQEIRHPVYRPEPTTEPSATSPSTTESSTKRGHFRRRRPSYSYTTTSTESSSTKRVYEVKNRFRGRRPTEKPTDKPDVQTEAPNTTNRSQLHTRYSPRPRLSERYNKKPESKEEETEDQDSNFSINRPKYAEPETDQWSPKISSDSFKPFNPNDIIDEQKVATTERRSDKESELDIITARNEFDDILLTVTPATNTRSVKKIPEIPPTLEALVEQSKVTRSDTTDSMSTFESMLEEVMKSLEEQDQDEYTTNVMKHKGGEIGEIPPERIISSGETYVQKQTTPMEEITTEQTTAYDSSVNAEDDKDRKGRRRGFWKKVKVRPASTESIEFAESQYYTHTVNRLGQPLKLSKNVHDKTERIEKPKVTTYKPSYDFIKDLFSSNDEAENIDVIPTVDIPKLTSKDSEKDETLITEESKQTTVYLPKETQTETAISPGDLDLGTGSPDPTMDDMYVTTPTEPTTTNKPVTDNKSDAGFSFMDYLFGTTSEDKQVSPENEAKTTELEIQITTEQPKPKIVTTESAFIPEEITAASVTDENTESVTDFTEIKKLNTTEESQTEKVDEVTETSVVRVESSSVSSFMNPANVVSTSMSTEVSHETEICFRGKCIKTSKDIL